A section of the Triticum dicoccoides isolate Atlit2015 ecotype Zavitan chromosome 7A, WEW_v2.0, whole genome shotgun sequence genome encodes:
- the LOC119329892 gene encoding myricetin 3-O-rhamnoside 1,2-glucosyltransferase UGT709G2-like isoform X2, with protein sequence MDAAVHVLVFPWPRQGHINPMLHFATALVDAGLQVTFLHTEHNLRRLPQAPLPPRLRLLSIPDGLPDDHPRSFLELLESMRKTSSAAYRALLLSADAPVTCVVADGTMPFAIDVAEELGIPALAFATHSACSYLALLSMPKLVELGETPFPADDLVCGVPGMEGFLRRRDLPRGLYCTEQGEGDPWMLKLAEVTARSSKACALILNTTTSMEQPALAHIASRTSDVFAVGPLHARSRLTASASLWQEDDGCMAWLDSHEDQSVVYVSLGSRAVITHEQFTEFLSGLVATGYAFLWALRPDMVQMTSSTLLREAIGAVEGGKAHVVEWAPQRDVLRHRAVGCFLTHAGWNSTLECAMEGVPMVCWPFFSDQQINSRFVGAVWRTGLDTKDVCDRGVVERTVREAMVSDEIRGVAQAMAQQLRLDVAQVGSSSSELERLVRFIRELSIRSC encoded by the coding sequence GCCGGCCTCCAAGTCACCTTCCTCCACACCGAGCACAACCTCCGCCGTCTTCCCCAGGCGCCTCTGCCACCGCGCCTACGCTTGCTTTCCATCCCTGACGGACTCCCCGACGACCACCCTCGCAGCTTCTTGGAGCTTCTGGAGTCCATGCGGAAGACCAGCAGCGCCGCATACCGTGCCCTGCTCTTGTCCGCCGACGCGCCGGTGACATGCGTTGTTGCCGATGGCACCATGCCGTTCGCCATCGATGTCGCCGAGGAGCTTGGCATCCCGGCGCTCGCCTTCGCCACGCACAGCGCCTGCAGCTACCTGGCGCTCCTGTCTATGCCCAAGCTCGTTGAGCTCGGCGAGACCCCCTTCCCTGCGGATGACCTGGTGTGCGGCGTTCCGGGGATGGAGGGCTTCCTCCGGCGCCGAGATCTTCCTCGTGGACTCTACTGCACTGAACAAGGCGAGGGAGACCCCTGGATGCTCAAGCTTGCCGAGGTCACCGCTCGCTCCAGCAAGGCATGTGCGCTCATACTCAACACCACCACGTCCATGGAGCAGCCAGCGCTCGCCCACATTGCGTCGCGCACAAGTGACGTCTTTGCTGTAGGCCCACTGCATGCCAGGTCAAGGCTCACCGCAAGCGCAAGCCTGTGGCAGGAGGACGACGGGTGCATGGCGTGGCTGGACAGCCACGAGGACCAGTCCGTCGTGTATGTGAGCCTGGGGAGCCGCGCGGTGATCACGCATGAGCAGTTCACTGAGTTCCTCTCCGGCCTGGTAGCTACTGGATATGCCTTCCTCTGGGCGCTCCGGCCGGACATGGTCCAGATGACCAGCTCCACGCTCCTCCGAGAAGCCATCGGGGCAGTGGAGGGCGGCAAGGCACACGTTGTCGAGTGGGCTCCTCAGCGGGACGTGCTGCGGCACCGGGCGGTGGGCTGCTTCCTGACACACGCCGGATGGAACTCGACGCTGGAGTGCGCCATGGAAGGCGTGCCGATGGTGTGCTGGCCCTTCTTCTCCGACCAGCAGATCAACAGCCGCTTCGTGGGCGCCGTGTGGAGGACGGGGCTGGACACGAAGGACGTCTGCGACAGAGGCGTCGTTGAGAGGACGGTGAGGGAGGCCATGGTGTCCGACGAGATCAGGGGGGTGGCCCAAGCTATGGCGCAGCAGTTGAGGCTGGATGTCGCGCAGGTGGGGTCGTCGTCGTCCGAGTTGGAGCGGCTCGTCCGCTTCATCAGGGAGCTCAGCATCAGGTCCTGTTGA